GCGAATCTGGCGGCTTCCTGAGTAGTACTCACAGCCGATCGGTATACAGCACGTCACTGACAATGCACTATCAGTCACACATGAATGTTCTTCGAGCGACCGGATGCTCGATATATGGGGTTGCGTTCAAGGGCGGGTGGCAGCTCCAGCTCCGCGGTCGATCTCGGTGACGACCCAGAGGATGCCGCAGGGGTGCCAGGAGCGGGCCGCGACCAGGTCGAACTCGCTGCCGAGACCCGCCGCTTCTTCCGTGGACACCGACATCGGCCGCACACGTCCGCGGCTCCTTCGGCGGCCCGCACGTCCGCTACGTCCGCCCGCGACGACGGATACGACGCCGCGGACCGCCTGGAGCTCCTGGCCGGAGCGCCGGCATCGCGGGCACCCTCCACCCCGAGCTCGGCGAGAACTTGTTCGACCAAGCCGTCGACGCGGCCGTCGGCATCAACGACGAGTCGGCCCGGCCCCCTTCAGGACGGGGTTGGCGGCGGAAAGAAGACCGCTTGATTGGTGTTCAGCTGGCGCCGGGCCCCGTCCTCGTCCAAGGACCACAAGGCGGCCAGCCGTGGCAGGAGAGCGGGGAGGTCGGACGGGCGGCTCGGCCTGCCGTGGTGGCGGGTGAAAGGGCCGTCGGTTTCCAGGAGTACACGATCGGGCGGGATCTCCCGAAGCAGTCGTTGGGCGCGTGCGGAGGTAATCATGGCGGGGTTGACGGAGAACGAGGGCTTCCCCTGTTCTTGCCCACATCGGGCACGTTGGGCCCCGCCGCCCCGCTCATGAACCGTGATCATGGTCCGCGTCCAAGGCAACAAGCGGGACCCCCGTGCACTGTGACTCGGGGCAGGCCTCATGCTTCTGCGAGAGGAGCACCAGACTGTCCGTCATGGACACCTCCTCAGGACACCCGGACCGTGAAGAAGCAGAGCGGCTGAGCACCGCCGTGGGGGTCCTCGCTGACTTCCTGAGCCGCCAGCCGCTCACTCAGACCCTGGCCTCGCTGGAGCACCGATTGAAGGGCGCCGACGGGATAGATGTCATGCGGGTCGCGGAGGACGGCCACGTCGTGCCGGAGCTGCTTGCCTCAGCGCTCACGGTCCGCGAGAGCCTGGGCCGGATCAACGACTTGATCCACGCCTGCGGCATCCTCCTCGTCCTGCCCCACATCCTCGGGGAAGGAGAGCACATCACCGTCCGCCCCTCCCTCGGCGCCGGCAATGACCCGAGCCGCCCGTACGACGTGGAGACAGACCAGCGCATCGCGGAGTTCAAGCTCGCTCGTTGGCGCGGCGCGGACGCCATGCGCAAGCGCCAGACCTTCAAGGACCTCGTGATGCTCGCCGCCGACACCTCCGGCCGCCGGGCAGAGCTGTTCGTGATCGGCCCCGAGCCCCGCCGCTTCCTGACCACCAGCACTTCAACCGCGGCCTGGGCCCTGGACCGCACCCCAGGGTCACTGCGGACCTTCACCACGGTCTTCGGCCCGCCGAGCATGTCCGTCGCCCAGTTCACCGCGACCCATGCCGCCCACGTTCAGATCACCGATCTGCGGGATCTTCTCCCCGCGCCCGTCGTAGCCTTCCTGCAGTGAAATGTCCCCGGTATGAGGCACGAGCCTTGCGAAAAGCCCTACACTCACGCTCCCCCGGCGGCGCGTTCCTCGTGCGGGCCCTGCTGGTGCTGACGAACCGGGAAGTCGCCCGCTGACCGACGATCTTCGCCGAAGTCATCCGTCCGCCACCAGCACGAGCATCCCGAAACCCTACGCACACCAGGCCCGTGACCAGCAACTTCACGATGCACAGTGCTCATCGACCCGGCTTCCAGGAATGCCGCACACGCGTGAGCCCACGCCGGCGGAACTGAAGCCATACCTCAAGGGATGGAGGCCCGACGGACCGGAACGGCGCGACGGACGATGACGTGAGCAGCCGGCCAGAGGTGCGGCTCGCACGACTGGTGGCGCTGGCGCCCGTCAGTCGTCCTTGGCGATCCGGGATTCCCGCCGCCGCAAGCCGGGCTGTTCGTCGGCGCGGCCGCTCAGAGAGTTCGCCGCACGACATTCCCGCGCATAGGCACCGGGATGGGGTACCGCCTAAGATCCGGCTGAGGTCGATCTCCACAGGGAACGGAACCGCCCCCTTGATCACCCCGCTGAACGCCCCACCGGTCCCGGGCCTTCCCTGAACCTGCGCGGGTGCCCCGAATGTCAAGGCCGTTCTGCCATCTGAGAACAGGGACTTCCAGCAGCGCTAGGGTTTCCGGGACAGAGGAAATGGCACGCTGCCGACCAGGGGAACGAAACACCATGGGACACGGAGCACGCAAGCAACTGGCGAAGCTGCTCGATGCCTCGGAGCGATGCGGGGACTTCAGCACCCGCATCGAGATGTCCGCCCGCGCGCTGCGGATCGAGGTCGACGGCGTCGGGGCGCTGCCCCTGCCGTTGCGCGCTCCGGTCACCAAGAAGCTGATCGCGCAGGCCCGGCAGGCCCGCTTCGGCCGCGGTGAGCAGACCCTGGCCGACACCAGCGTGCGCGATACCTGGGAGATCACCCCGGACCGGATCACCCTGGGCGGCCCCGACTGGGACCGCACCCTGAGCGGCGTCCTCGACGGCGTCCGTACCGCGCTCGGTCTGCCGCCCACCACCGTCCTGCGGGCCGAACCGCACGCGCTGCTCGTCTACGGCAAGGGCCAGTTCTTCCTGCCGCACCAGGACTCCGAGAAGGACGACTCCATGGTGGGCACCCTGGTGGTCTCGCTGCCCTCGCACCACACCGGCGGCGAACTCGTCGTCTCCCACGCCGGCCGGAGCGTCGTCCACCAGGCGTCTCGGGAGAAGCTGACCTTCGCTGCCTTCTACGCGGACTGCCTGCACGAGGTCAAGCCCGTCAAGTCCGGCTACCGCGTCACCCTCACCATGAACCTCCTCGCCGAACGCACCCGCCCGGCCGGCGAGGACGGCGGTGGCCCGGCCGCCGACCTGGCCCACTGCCTGACCGAACACTTCACCGAGCCGGCCGAAGAGCGCTACGCCTACGGCCGCCAGAAAACGGCGCCCCCGAACCGCCTCGTGTACCTTCTCGACCACGAGTACACCCAGCGTGGCCTGGACTGGGACCGCCTCAAGGGTGCCGACGCCACGCGTGCCACCCGGCTCCGCCAGGCCGCCGGGCAGGCAGGCTGCGAGGCGGTCCTCGCATTGGCCGAGGTGAAGGAGACTTGGGACGCCGTACCGCCCTACGACCGCTACGACTACTACGGCGATGTCGAGCACTTCGACGGCTGCGAGGACGAGGAGTGCGAGGGTGAGTGCCTCCTCGACCCCGACGGGGAGCCCGGGGCCGAGCGCCGCCGCAGTGGCGACTTCTCCGACTACGAGCTGGGCGACCTGATCGACGACGAGATCACCCTCGACTGGTGGACCCGCCCCGACGGCGCCGACGGTGAGCAGATCTCCCTGCCCGTCTCTTACGCCGAGGTGTGCGCCACCACCGAGAACAAGGACCTCACGCCCTACCAGTCCGAGTACGAGGGCTACATGGGCAACTACGGCAACACCCTGGACCGCTGGTACCGGCGGGCCGCAGTGGTGCTCTGGCCCCGGCAACGCTCGTTCGCGGCACGCGCCGAGGCCGGCTCCGAGGGAGCCCTGCGAGAACTCCAGGGCCACCTGGACACCGGGGAGTTGGAGCTGGCGCGTACGCGCGCCCGGTCGCTCGCCCCGATCTGGAAGCATCGCGGTTCGGGCGAAGCGGCCGCTCCACTCTTCACTGCCGCCCTGCACGTCGCGGTGGGACTGGAGGAAGCGGACACCGCCGCGATGCTCCTTGCGCCCTTCGGGGTGGAGACCCTGGGCGAGCGACACGTCCCCGATCTCGCGGAGGCGGCCGCACGGTACGGGCGGACGTGGTCGCGCGGGGCCGTCGGCAGCTGGTTCGGCCCGGTCGCCGCGTACACCGGGGCGGATCGCGCAGCGTGGCTCGAGTCTCTGCCCGGCCTCTGTGCCGCGCTGCGGGCCGCTGACGGTGACGGAGACGCGGTGGCGGCACCGCTGGTGGAGGGCGTGTGGCAAGCGGCCGAGCAGCAGCTCACCGGCTGGCTGGACGTGGGCCGCGAGGGGGAGCGCCGCGCGGGCATGGAACGGCTGGGAGCTCCCTTGGCCCGCATCCTGCAGGCGTGCGACCCGAAAACCGCCGACACGATCGTCACCGCGCTGCGCGGCCTGCCGGACACCGCCCTGGAATGCCTGCTCCCGGCCCTGCGCACCGCGGCCCACCGACCGACGACCGTACGAGACGGGGCACCCGCGGCCCAGGCCTTCCAGACGCTCGCCGACCACTGCGAGGCCCGGCTCACCGCGGCCGTCACTCGCCCCGTACGCGCGGCGGACGACTGGTCACTCACCCCGGCCGGTACCTGCCGGTCCGGCTGCGGCCTCTGCCCCGACCTCGACGCCTTCCTCACCTCCCGCACCTGTCGGGTCATGGATTGGCCGCTCGCGAAGGACCGGCGCCGCCACATCCACAGCCGTATCGATCTGGCCGGCCTGCCCGTGTCCCACACCACCCGGCGTCAGGGACGCCCCTACACCCTGGTCCTGACCAAGACGAACGCGGTGTTCACCCGTGAGCAAGCGGCCCGCGTCCGCGCCGAGACCGACCTGGCGTGGCTGCGGGAGAAATGGCCCCGGCCCCGCGGCTGAAAGGGGACAG
The window above is part of the Streptomyces sp. NBC_00425 genome. Proteins encoded here:
- a CDS encoding PE-PGRS family protein, whose protein sequence is MDTSSGHPDREEAERLSTAVGVLADFLSRQPLTQTLASLEHRLKGADGIDVMRVAEDGHVVPELLASALTVRESLGRINDLIHACGILLVLPHILGEGEHITVRPSLGAGNDPSRPYDVETDQRIAEFKLARWRGADAMRKRQTFKDLVMLAADTSGRRAELFVIGPEPRRFLTTSTSTAAWALDRTPGSLRTFTTVFGPPSMSVAQFTATHAAHVQITDLRDLLPAPVVAFLQ
- a CDS encoding TatD family hydrolase, coding for MRPAPSHSARGSRLLPWTRTMITVHERGGGAQRARCGQEQGKPSFSVNPAMITSARAQRLLREIPPDRVLLETDGPFTRHHGRPSRPSDLPALLPRLAALWSLDEDGARRQLNTNQAVFFPPPTPS
- a CDS encoding 2OG-Fe(II) oxygenase, whose product is MGHGARKQLAKLLDASERCGDFSTRIEMSARALRIEVDGVGALPLPLRAPVTKKLIAQARQARFGRGEQTLADTSVRDTWEITPDRITLGGPDWDRTLSGVLDGVRTALGLPPTTVLRAEPHALLVYGKGQFFLPHQDSEKDDSMVGTLVVSLPSHHTGGELVVSHAGRSVVHQASREKLTFAAFYADCLHEVKPVKSGYRVTLTMNLLAERTRPAGEDGGGPAADLAHCLTEHFTEPAEERYAYGRQKTAPPNRLVYLLDHEYTQRGLDWDRLKGADATRATRLRQAAGQAGCEAVLALAEVKETWDAVPPYDRYDYYGDVEHFDGCEDEECEGECLLDPDGEPGAERRRSGDFSDYELGDLIDDEITLDWWTRPDGADGEQISLPVSYAEVCATTENKDLTPYQSEYEGYMGNYGNTLDRWYRRAAVVLWPRQRSFAARAEAGSEGALRELQGHLDTGELELARTRARSLAPIWKHRGSGEAAAPLFTAALHVAVGLEEADTAAMLLAPFGVETLGERHVPDLAEAAARYGRTWSRGAVGSWFGPVAAYTGADRAAWLESLPGLCAALRAADGDGDAVAAPLVEGVWQAAEQQLTGWLDVGREGERRAGMERLGAPLARILQACDPKTADTIVTALRGLPDTALECLLPALRTAAHRPTTVRDGAPAAQAFQTLADHCEARLTAAVTRPVRAADDWSLTPAGTCRSGCGLCPDLDAFLTSRTCRVMDWPLAKDRRRHIHSRIDLAGLPVSHTTRRQGRPYTLVLTKTNAVFTREQAARVRAETDLAWLREKWPRPRG